The following coding sequences lie in one Cannabis sativa cultivar Pink pepper isolate KNU-18-1 chromosome 5, ASM2916894v1, whole genome shotgun sequence genomic window:
- the LOC115715601 gene encoding cellulose synthase-like protein D2: protein MASGSKHSFPHRVPTAHHVRESSDDLDSDMGGVEFTTYTVHIPPTPDNQPMEIAVERSASQRVEDQYASSSLFTGGYNCVTRAQLKEKVIESENTSHPQMAGINGSPCSVPGCDSRVMTDERGLDIVPCECDYKICRDCYRDAIRTGDGICPGCKELYKDPDFTEHGGGRDGRLQQSLPLPPAALSAALASGGAGMSKMERRLSMMKSKSRSNSMNTRSQNNDFDHSQWLFETKGSYGYGNAMWPKDSENGSVDGNNGIAGDPKVFRDKQWRPLTRKLHISAAIISPYRLLILIRMAVLGLFLHWRITNPNDDAIWLWFLSVICEIWFAFSWLLDQLPKLCPINRVSDLDVLKEKFETPNPSNPSGKSDLPGIDMFVSTADPEKEPPLVTANTILSILAAEYPVEKLACYVSDDGGALLTFEAMAEAASFAHLWVPFCRKHDIEPRNPESYFNMKRDPYKNKVRPDFVRDRRRVKREYDEFKVRVNGLPESIRRRSDAYNTREEIKIMKRRRELDYDELEEDVKIPKATWMADGTHWPGTWTVPTTEHSRGDHASIIQVMVKPPSDEPLTGTETDSSSMDLTDIDIRLPMLVYVSREKRPGYDHNKKAGAMNALVRASAIMSNGPFILNLDCDHYIFNSQALREGMCFMMDRGGDRICYVQFPQRFEGIDPSDRYANHNTVFFDVNMRALDGIQGPVYVGTGCLFRRTALYAFDPPRTKEPSSCCDCFFTRRRKSSVASVPDGASIEGKSVDSDDEEMNIALIPKTFGNSSLLVDSIRVAEFQGRPLADHPSVKYGRPPGALTLPRDLLDASTVAEAISVISCWYEDKTEWGLRVGWIYGSVTEDVVTGYRMHNRGWKSVYCVTKRDAFRGSAPINLTDRLHQVLRWATGSVEIFFSRNNALLASSKMKFLQRIAYLNVGIYPFTSIFLIVYCFLPALSLFSGEFIVQSLNITFLVYLLGITLTLIALAVLEIKWSGIELEDWWRNEQFWLIGGTSAHLAAVLQGLLKVIAGIEISFTLTSKSGGDDLNDEYADLYIFKWSSLMVPPITIMMINLIGIAVAVCRTIYSVIPEWSSLLGGVFFSFWVLAHLYPFAKGLMGRRGRTPTIVFVWSGLVAITISLLWVAINPPSNNDQIGGSFQFP, encoded by the exons ATGGCTTCTGGCTCGAAGCATAGTTTTCCACACAGAGTTCCAACTGCTCACCATGTACGAGAAAGCAGTGATGACTTAGATAGTGATATGGGAGGTGTTGAATTCACTACTTACACCGTTCACATACCCCCAACACCTGATAATCAGCCCATGGAGATCGCCGTAGAGAGGTCGGCATCTCAGCGAGTTGAAGACCAGTACGCGTCGAGCTCACTGTTTACCGGCGGATACAACTGCGTCACGCGTGCCCAGTTGAAAGAAAAGGTGATCGAGTCTGAAAACACCAGCCATCCCCAGATGGCTGGCATTAATGGGTCACCGTGTTCGGTCCCGGGTTGTGATTCTCGTGTCATGACTGACGAGAGGGGTTTGGATATAGTCCCATGTGAGTGTGACTATAAGATTTGCAGAGATTGTTACAGGGATGCCATCAGAACCGGTGATGGGATTTGTCCTGGATGCAAAGAGCTTTACAAGGACCCTGATTTCACTGAACATGGCGGTGGTCGTGATGGTAGACTACAACAGTCTCTGCCTCTGCCACCTGCAGCGTTGTCTGCGGCTTTGGCTAGTGGTGGCGCGGGGATGTCCAAGATGGAGAGGAGGTTGTCGATGATGAAGTCGAAATCACGGTCGAATTCGATGAATACGAGGAGTCAGAACAATGACTTTGATCATTCTCAATGGTTGTTTGAGACTAAAGGAAGTTATGGTTATGGGAACGCTATGTGGCCTAAGGATTCTGAGAACGGGAGTGTTGATGGGAATAATGGGATTGCTGGTGATCCTAAAGTGTTTCGTGATAAGCAGTGGAGACCACTTACTAGGAAATTGCATATTTCGGCTGCTATTATCAGTCCATATCG GCTCTTGATATTGATCCGAATGGCGGTTCTTGGATTGTTTTTGCATTGGAGAATCACAAATCCTAATGACGATGCAATCTGGTTATGGTTTCTTTCTGTGATATGTGAAATCTGGTTTGCTTTCTCTTGGCTACTTGACCAGCTTCCAAAACTCTGCCCTATCAATCGTGTTTCTGATCTTGATGTCTTAAAGGAGAAGTTTGAAACACCAAACCCTAGTAATCCTAGTGGAAAATCTGATCTTCCTGGCATAGACATGTTTGTATCCACCGCAGACCCCGAAAAAGAACCGCCTCTTGTTACTGCAAACACTATTCTATCTATTCTTGCAGCTGAGTATCCTGTGGAGAAGCTGGCTTGTTATGTTTCTGATGATGGTGGTGCGCTACTAACATTTGAGGCCATGGCAGAAGCTGCTAGTTTTGCCCACTTATGGGTGCCATTTTGCCGAAAGCATGATATTGAGCCAAGAAATCCGGAATCTTATTTTAATATGAAGAGAGATCCTTACAAGAATAAGGTACGCCCTGATTTTGTCAGGGACCGCAGGCGGGTAAAGCGCGAATATGATGAGTTTAAGGTTCGGGTTAATGGACTCCCTGAGTCAATTCGGAGACGTTCTGATGCTTATAACACTAGAGAGGAGATTAAAATCATGAAAAGAAGGCGTGAGCTTGATTATGATGAACTGGAGGAAGATGTAAAGATCCCGAAAGCTACATGGATGGCTGATGGAACTCACTGGCCTGGTACTTGGACAGTCCCCACCACAGAGCACTCCAGGGGTGATCATGCTAGTATCATACAG GTGATGGTGAAACCTCCCAGTGATGAACCTTTGACAGGCACAGAAACAGATTCAAGCTCCATGGATTTAACGGATATTGACATTCGTCTTCCTATGCTTGTTTATGTTTCTCGTGAGAAGCGACCTGGCTATGATCACAACAAGAAAGCTGGTGCAATGAATGCCTTGGTTCGAGCTTCTGCCATCATGTCTAACGGCCCTTTCATTCTTAACCTTGATTGTGATCACTACATTTTCAACTCACAAGCCCTGAGAGAAGGCATGTGCTTCATGATGGACCGTGGTGGCGACCGAATTTGTTATGTTCAGTTTCCTCAGAGGTTTGAAGGAATTGACCCTTCTGATCGTTATGCTAATCACAACACCGTTTTCTTTGATGTCAACATGCGTGCCCTCGATGGGATTCAGGGTCCAGTTTATGTAGGAACAGGATGCCTCTTTCGCCGTACTGCTCTGTATGCTTTTGATCCTCCTCGAACAAAAGAACCGAGCAGTTGTTGCGACTGTTTCTTTACCCGCCGTAGAAAGTCTTCTGTTGCTTCTGTTCCTGATGGTGCCTCCATAGAAGGAAAATCAGTAGACTCTGATGATGAAGAGATGAACATTGCTCTTATTCCCAAGACATTTGGAAACTCAAGCTTACTGGTTGATTCTATTCGGGTGGCTGAATTCCAAGGCCGGCCTCTTGCAGATCACCCTTCTGTTAAATATGGCCGACCGCCAGGTGCTCTCACCCTTCCTCGTGATCTTCTTGATGCATCCACAGTTGCCGAGGCAATAAGTGTCATTTCATGCTGGTATGAGGATAAGACTGAATGGGGTCTAAGAGTTGGATGGATTTATGGCTCAGTTACAGAAGATGTTGTCACAGGATACAGAATGCACAACAGAGGATGGAAATCTGTTTACTGTGTAACCAAAAGAGATGCCTTTCGTGGATCTGCCCCGATTAATCTCACTGATCGGCTTCACCAGGTCCTCCGGTGGGCTACTGGCTCTGTTGAAATTTTCTTCTCTCGGAACAATGCTCTTCTGGCCAGCTCTAAGATGAAGTTTCTCCAAAGGATTGCCTATTTAAACGTCGGAATATACCCTTTTACATCCATTTTTCTCATTGTCTACTGCTTCCTTCCTGCCCTTTCATTGTTTTCTGGCGAGTTTATTGTTCAGTCACTCAACATAACCTTCCTGGTATACCTTTTGGGTATCACGCTGACTCTCATTGCCCTTGCTGTGCTTGAGATAAAATGGTCTGGTATTGAACTAGAAGATTGGTGGAGGAACGAGCAATTTTGGTTGATCGGAGGAACAAGTGCTCATCTTGCAGCAGTGCTCCAAGGCCTTCTCAAGGTGATAGCTGGTATCGAAATTTCATTCACTTTAACATCGAAATCTGGTGGAGATGACTTGAACGATGAGTATGCTGATCtttacatcttcaaatggtcGTCCCTGATGGTACCGCCAATCACCATCATGATGATAAACTTGATTGGAATAGCTGTTGCAGTTTGCAGAACAATATATAGTGTCATACCAGAGTGGAGCAGCTTGCTTGGAGGTGTTTTCTTTAGCTTTTGGGTCTTGGCTCATCTTTACCCCTTTGCAAAAGGGCTCATGGGAAGAAGAGGTAGGACACCAACAATTGTTTTTGTATGGTCTGGTCTTGTGGCAATCACTATTTCTCTCCTTTGGGTGGCCATTAATCCTCCATCCAACAATGACCAAATTGGGGGCTCATTCCAGTTCCCTTGA